The following are encoded in a window of Gossypium raimondii isolate GPD5lz chromosome 13, ASM2569854v1, whole genome shotgun sequence genomic DNA:
- the LOC105783423 gene encoding probable E3 ubiquitin-protein ligase ZFP1 — translation MGQRNMLCPNQMIEMDQQGQGYLHPEPCIFMGGRPNYPPPDIQMGVAAPGNATNLDTHPLPEHYDSGMFYGLPQYPGVQHHNHSPNLDLGIGSASNYYIPYVANPSSSAPVNHGPADQMPSSSNFNLLGVSANEYARNCHFMDNVRGSYKRKNSEGVPGNFQHFNASSSSSSSVTPLSSRHPDGVGTMDGASFNIPQYRGNGPPTIREAGPQRSVRNRLGATPVEPVLMHSANHVFQGNYMGQPFQPTITDGGASAWTQVPGVPYMHGSNVGAPMETSLRSSTNFSHASPLELRNHNFHHPAPPIEGVRGHSINIHPQVAAVPHRFPASYASQSSMNLSHDGWEMGRRHLGPVPPSGFRIYHSRRESGIVPETTARHRNLPHLRVLPPDGIAVLELPEFYEVGNFIDHHRDMRLDIEDMSYEELLALGERIGNVNTGLSEETITSKLKTRSYSTFATTINLEEAAPIDQEPDSCIICQEDYKNQEKIGTLDCGHEYHAGCLKKWLVVKNVCPICKSEAIATESKNV, via the exons ATGGGCCAAAGAAATATGCTATGCCCTAATCAGATGATAGAAATGGACCAGCAAGGCCAAGGATATCTACATCCTGAGCCCTGCATCTTTATGGGTGGCAGGCCTAATTACCCACCACCTGATATCCAGATGGGAGTCGCGGCTCCAGGGAATGCTACTAATCTTGATACTCATCCCTTACCAGAGCATTATGACAGTGGTATGTTCTATGGGTTACCCCAGTACCCAGGTGTTCAGCATCATAATCATTCCCCAAATCTTGATCTTGGTATTGGAAGTGCATCCAACTATTACATCCCCTATGTGGCTAACCCTTCGTCGAGTGCTCCTGTAAATCATGGACCGGCAGACCAGATGCCATCTTCAAGCAACTTCAACCTCCTAGGAGTTTCTGCAAATGAATATGCAAGGAATTGCCACTTCATGGATAATGTTAGGGGCTCGTATAAGAGAAAGAATTCTGAAGGAGTCCCAGGAAATTTTCAGCATTTTAATGCCTCATCAAGCTCTAGTTCCTCAGTTACACCATTAAGTTCTAGACATCCCGATGGAGTTGGGACAATGGATGGTGCATCCTTCAACATTCCTCAGTATAGGGGGAATGGCCCTCCAACAATTAGAGAAGCAGGACCTCAAAGAAGTGTGAGGAACAGATTAGGCGCAACTCCAGTGGAACCTGTTTTGATGCATAGTGCTAACCATGTTTTTCAAGGAAATTACATGGGTCAGCCCTTTCAGCCAACAATAACAGATGGAGGTGCCTCAGCCTGGACTCAGGTTCCTGGGGTTCCATATATGCATG GTAGCAATGTTGGTGCACCTATGGAGACTAGTCTTAGAAGTTCCACAAACTTTTCACATGCTTCTCCCCTTGAACTTCGGAACCATAATTTTCATCACCCTGCACCACCTATTGAAGGAGTAAGAGGTCACAGCATTAATATTCATCCACAAGTAGCAGCAGTTCCTCATCGCTTTCCAGCAAGTTACGCCTCACAAAGCTCCATGAATCTTTCGCATGATGGTTGGGAGATGGGTCGTAGGCATCTGGGACCAGTTCCTCCTAGTGGCTTTAGGATATATCATTCCCGCCGAGAGAGTGGTATCGTACCTGAGACAACTGCGAGACACCGCAATCTTCCTCACCTAAGAGTTCTTCCGCCTGAT GGAATTGCTGTACTGGAGCTCCCTGAATTTTATGAAGTAGGGAACTTTATTGATCATCACAGAGATATGCGTTTGGATATAGAGGACATGTCTTACGAG GAACTGCTTGCTCTGGGTGAGCGTATTGGAAACGTGAACACTGGATTGTCTGAGGAAACCATTACAAgtaaattgaaaacaagaagTTATTCAACATTTGCTACAACTATTAATCTGGAAGAGGCAGCACCTATTGACCAGGAACCTGATTCTTGCATTATTTGCCAG GAGGATTATAAGAACCAAGAGAAAATCGGAACTCTTGATTGTGGACACGAGTATCATGCAGGTTGCTTGAAGAAGTGGCTGGTTGTTAAGAATGTATGCCCCATCTGCAAATCTGAGGCGATAGCCACAGAGTCAAAGAATGTATAA
- the LOC105783381 gene encoding ras-related protein RABA1f produces the protein MAAYRADDDYDYLFKVVLIGDSGVGKSNLLSRFTRNEFSLESKSTIGVEFATRSIRVDDKVVKAQIWDTAGQERYRAITSAYYRGAVGALLVYDVTRHVTFENVERWLKELRGHTDSNIVIMLVGNKADLRHLRAVSTDDAKAFAERENTFFMETSALESMNVENAFTEVLTQIHHVVSRKALEVGDDPAALPKGRTINVGSKDDVSAVKNAGCCSA, from the exons ATGGCGGCGTATAGAGCAGATGATGACTACGATTACTTATTCAAGGTGGTGTTGATCGGAGATTCAGGTGTTGGGAAATCGAATTTGTTGTCGAGATTTACGAGGAACGAGTTTAGCCTTGAATCCAAATCCACAATCGGAGTTGAATTCGCCACCCGAAGTATTCGGGTCGATGATAAGGTCGTTAAGGCACAGATTTGGGACACCGCCGGACAAGAAAG aTACCGAGCGATTACAAGTGCATACTACCGTGGAGCTGTTGGTGCGTTGCTTGTCTATGATGTCACTCGACATGTCACATTTGAGAATGTTGAAAGATGGTTGAAGGAATTACGAGGTCACACAGATTCGAATATCGTGATTATGCTTGTTGGTAACAAGGCGGACCTGCGACACTTGCGTGCTGTTTCCACCGATGATGCTAAGGCCTTTGCCGAGAGAGAAAATACCTTCTTTATGGAGACATCTGCCCTTGAGTCTATGAATGTTGAGAATGCATTCACTGAAGTACTAACTCAAATACATCATGTTGTCAGTCGAAAAGCACTTGAAGTAGGAGATGATCCTGCAGCATTACCAAAGGGACGAACCATCAATGTAGGAAGCAAGGATGATGTTTCAGCCGTCAAGAACGCTGGCTGCTGTTCTGCTTAA
- the LOC105783380 gene encoding basic leucine zipper 34, whose product MAELPPKIPSISQNWPSFPHDKMPSMANFFPSTITNHPSWVDEFLDFSSARRGAHRRSMSDSIAFLEQPLVEEECRDSNAMPMMTTTTVSNLNMFDRLDDDQLMSLFSDDVAVTMAAPAPTVSSSNPSTPTSSNNEEKTAPSTDLQQPKNEPGEVESTRKLSASEAPPSSNGDSIIDPKRVKRILANRQSAQRSRVRKLQYISQLERSVTTLQTEVSALSPRVAFLDHQRLILNVDNSALKQRIAALAQDKIFKDAHQEALKKEIERLRQVYQQQQNLKNMNTTTTNRHALPSQQQQPPPSSPPPPQNEEQLDQRKRES is encoded by the exons ATGGCTGAACTACCTCCTAAAATACCCAGTATCTCCCAAAATTGGCCTTCTTTTCCTCATGACAAGATGCCTTCCATGGCAAACTTCTTTCCCTCCACCATCACCAACCACCCTTCATGGGTGGACGAGTTCCTCGACTTCTCCTCCGCCCGTCGCGGCGCTCACCGTCGTTCCATGAGCGACTCCATAGCCTTCCTTGAACAACCATTGGTGGAGGAAGAATGCAGGGACTCCAATGCCATGCCCATGATGACTACCACGACggtatcaaatttaaatatgttcGATCGTCTTGACGATGACCAGCTCATGTCGTTATTCTCCGACGATGTCGCCGTCACCATGGCAGCGCCTGCTCCAACGGTATCTTCGTCCAATCCATCGACGCCGACGTCTAGCAACAATGAGGAGAAAACAGCACCCTCAACGGATCTGCAGCAACCCAAAAATGAACCAGGGGAGGTCGAGAGCACACGCAAGCTATCCGCCTCAGAAGCTCCACCATCCTCCAACGGCGATTCTATCATCGATCCAAAAAGGGTTAAGAG AATTCTGGCAAACCGGCAATCAGCTCAAAGATCAAGAGTGAGAAAGCTTCAATATATTTCACAACTTGAAAGAAGCGTTACAACATTACAG ACTGAAGTATCAGCATTATCACCGAGGGTTGCATTCTTGGATCATCAAAGgttgattttaaatgttgacAATAGTGCTTTGAAACAAAGGATTGCTGCTTTGGCtcaagataaaattttcaaagatg CTCATCAAGAAGCATTGaagaaggaaattgagagactAAGACAAgtctatcaacaacaacaaaatctCAAGAACATGAACACCACAACCACCAACCGCCATGCACTACCATCACAACAACAACAACCGCCTCCGTCATCTCCGCCACCGCCACAAAATGAAGAACAACTTgatcaaagaaaaagagagagctAG